Proteins found in one Salvia splendens isolate huo1 chromosome 10, SspV2, whole genome shotgun sequence genomic segment:
- the LOC121752582 gene encoding uncharacterized protein LOC121752582: protein MASTSFLQTFHPLGKIKPNSGSSRRPGLIRVRAMKGEGRNHGSKVDENMIVLRKRIHEMKVMEGDGELPREWMEWERRVYVGYDAIICDAVGHLQSYLMDTRPSFALAMLVILALGMPTSTALVLYNLMAVVSGIHSD, encoded by the coding sequence ATGGCATCAACCTCGTTTCTACAAACTTTCCACCCGTTAGGGAAGATAAAACCGAACTCGGGTTCGAGTAGAAGGCCGGGCCTGATCAGGGTCCGTGCGATGAAGGGAGAAGGCCGCAACCACGGGTCGAAGGTGGACGAGAACATGATCGTGTTGCGAAAGAGGATCCACGAGATGAAGGTGATGGAGGGCGATGGCGAGCTGCCGAGAGAATGGATGGAGTGGGAGAGGCGAGTCTACGTGGGCTACGATGCGATCATCTGCGACGCGGTGGGTCATCTGCAGTCTTATTTGATGGACACAAGGCCCAGCTTTGCGCTTGCCATGCTTGTAATTCTCGCGTTAGGCATGCCCACCTCCACGGCTCTGGTCTTGTACAATTTGATGGCTGTTGTATCTGGGATTCATTCGGACTAA